Proteins encoded within one genomic window of Humulus lupulus chromosome 1, drHumLupu1.1, whole genome shotgun sequence:
- the LOC133824797 gene encoding uncharacterized protein LOC133824797, with the protein MEGISPVVRIARKSSIEREPRALRIDQIHLAKEAALYVLKTRSVEEAMSIFTEGLEPVGSAVGLKTGTLGMILSGENEFESAEDNLEHSELSWDIATAPF; encoded by the exons atggAAGGGATCTCCCCGGTGGTTCGGATTGCTAGGAAATCATCCATAGAAAGGGAGCCGAGGGCTCTTAGAATAGATCAAATCCACCTTGCAAAG GAAGCAGCTTTATATGTTCTGAAAACTAGGTCGGTGGAAGAAGCCATGAGTATCTTCACTGAG gGTTTGGAGCCGGTGGGCAGTGCGGTGGGGCTGAAAACAGGCACACTAGGGATGATTCTAAGCGGTGAAAACGAATTTGAATCTGCAGAGGATAATTTAGAACATTCAGAACTGTCGTGGGACATAGCCACAGCACCTTTCTAG